ATCACAAGCCCCTGCTGCCGCTTGATCCGCTGGATGTCGGATCCGTCGTTGTAGTACCGCAGCCGCACATACCCGAGCGCGGCCTCCCCGTTCAGCATGCTCTTCCCCGCGGGCAGCTTGAGCTTGGACTTCTTGTCATCCACGGCCGTGGGCAGCGTGACCTGCACGCCCCCGAGCGCGTCCACCATGCCCTTGAAGCCGGTGAAGTCCACCTCCACCGAGTGCTGGATCCGCAGCCCGGTCAGGGACTCCAGGGTCCGCTTGAGACAGTCGGCCCCGCCGGTGTCGTACGCCGAGTTGACCATGTCGGTCCTGGCGGGCGACGAGCCGCAGCGCGGGATCGTGACCATGGAGTCGCGCGGGACGCTGACCGCCGTGGCCTGCCCGCGGTCGGCGGGGACGTGGACGATCATGATGGTGTCGGAGCGCTTCCCCAGTCCCTGCCTGGCCAGCATGGGCCCGTACTTGGCGTTCCCCTCGCCTTCCCTGGTGTCGGAGCCGATCACCAGGATGTTCCGCGCGCCGCTCATGTCCACGGCCTGCGACCCGGCGGGCGGCGCGGCCGTGTGGCGGTCGGCGATCAGGACGGTGGGCACGGCGACGGCGGTGGCCGTGGCGACGGCCACGAGCCCGGCCGCCCACCAGCCCGCCCAGCGGCGCCGTGGACGGGCGTGCAGCAGGCGCTCGCGCTGGCGGACGAGCGTCGCGGGCGGCTCGTGCCCCAGCTCCCCTCCGAGGTCCCGGAGCAGCTTCAGGTCGTCCATCGTCACTCCTCCTCCATGGGATTGGTGTCGCCGAGCGCGGCCCGCACCTTCCGCCTGCCCCTGTTGAGGCGGGAGCGCACGGTACCGACGGGGATGCCGAGCGCCCGCCCGACCTCCTCGTACGTGAGATCGCCCCAGGCGATCAGCAGCAGCACGTCGCGGTCCTTGGCGGGCAGCGCCGCGAGGGCCCCGGCCAGCTCTGCGCGGACGGCCTGCGCGGTGACCCCGGCCGCCACCCGGTCGGCGGGCGACTCGACGTCGGAGTCCACAGGGGCACGCAGGAAGGCGCGGTAGCGCGCGGCCTCCTTGCGGTGGTGCCGGGAGATGAGCTTGGTGAGAATGCCGAAGAGCCACGGCCGGGCGTCCGGGTAGGCCAGGTCGTAGCTCTTCCTGCGCGAGAAGGCGATCAGGAACGTCTCTCCGACGAGGTCCTCGGCGGGCTCGGGGCCGAGGCGTTTGGAGACGTACCTGTAGAGCATGGCGGAGTAGCGGTCGAAGAGCTCGGCGAACGCCTCGGGTTCTGTCCACGAGGCGCTCACGAGCTCCGAGTCCGCACCCCTGGTGGCGGGTTGCGTGATCATCTCCGCCCTTCTGTGGGGGATCGGTCACGGATGTCTCGCCACAACCCGCCGGGAGGGTTCACGCGGGAGACGTCAGAGCTCCTTGAGCTGACCTCCGTCGATCACGAACTCGGCGCCGGTCGTGCTGCCCGAGCGGGGCGACACGAGCAGCGCGACCGCGTCGGCGATCTCCTGCGGGTAGATGAGCCGCCCGGTGGCGAGCTTCATCATGGCAGGGGCGACCTCGGAGATCACGCTCTCCTTGTCGGAGCCGGCCAGGCCCGCGAAGACTTCGGCCGCGCCACCCTCCTTGGTCCACCAGTCGGTGAGCACCGCGCCGGGCGTGACCGTGTTGACCCTGACGCCCTGGGGGCCGTACTCCTCGGAGACGGCCTTGCCGACGTGGCTCAGTGCCGCCTTCGCGGCTCCGTAGTCGACGTTCGTGGCGCCGGGCTGCTTGCTCAGGGTGGAGGAGACGTTGACGATCGAGCCGCCGCCCCGCTCGACCATGACAGGCACGGCGGCGCGGATCATGCGTACGGCCGAGAACAGGTTGAACTCGAACATCGCGCGCCAGTCGTCGTCGTCGGGGGTCATGAACCCCATCCGCGGCAGCGTCACCCCGGGCGGCGGGCCGCCGGCGTTGTTGACCAGGATGTCGACCCCGCCGAACTCCTCCACGGCCCGCGCCACGACCCGTGCGGGCGCCT
The nucleotide sequence above comes from Nonomuraea helvata. Encoded proteins:
- a CDS encoding oxidoreductase — protein: MDLQLSGRVAVVTGASKGIGLAITRTLAEEGAHVVAVSRTRSDEWPDKVVHVAADLMDPEAPARVVARAVEEFGGVDILVNNAGGPPPGVTLPRMGFMTPDDDDWRAMFEFNLFSAVRMIRAAVPVMVERGGGSIVNVSSTLSKQPGATNVDYGAAKAALSHVGKAVSEEYGPQGVRVNTVTPGAVLTDWWTKEGGAAEVFAGLAGSDKESVISEVAPAMMKLATGRLIYPQEIADAVALLVSPRSGSTTGAEFVIDGGQLKEL
- a CDS encoding sigma-70 family RNA polymerase sigma factor, whose protein sequence is MITQPATRGADSELVSASWTEPEAFAELFDRYSAMLYRYVSKRLGPEPAEDLVGETFLIAFSRRKSYDLAYPDARPWLFGILTKLISRHHRKEAARYRAFLRAPVDSDVESPADRVAAGVTAQAVRAELAGALAALPAKDRDVLLLIAWGDLTYEEVGRALGIPVGTVRSRLNRGRRKVRAALGDTNPMEEE
- a CDS encoding LCP family protein, with amino-acid sequence MDDLKLLRDLGGELGHEPPATLVRQRERLLHARPRRRWAGWWAAGLVAVATATAVAVPTVLIADRHTAAPPAGSQAVDMSGARNILVIGSDTREGEGNAKYGPMLARQGLGKRSDTIMIVHVPADRGQATAVSVPRDSMVTIPRCGSSPARTDMVNSAYDTGGADCLKRTLESLTGLRIQHSVEVDFTGFKGMVDALGGVQVTLPTAVDDKKSKLKLPAGKSMLNGEAALGYVRLRYYNDGSDIQRIKRQQGLVMAMFKKARSGLKSPDQLKSFLGAVRKSVKTDLSVESMYELATELSRTKLSLVTVPWEPHPEDKNRVQWKQPEAEQLFKQLR